A genomic window from Triticum urartu cultivar G1812 chromosome 7, Tu2.1, whole genome shotgun sequence includes:
- the LOC125520158 gene encoding probable glutathione S-transferase GSTU6, whose protein sequence is MAGGEEEEVKLLGTWASPFVLRAQLALSFKGVSFENVDEDLGSKSDLLLRSNPVHKAVPVLIHNGRPVCESLVIVQYVDEAFAGPPLLPADPHERAVARFWAAFIMDELVAPWQKVFRAKTEAEKAEGMEQTLAAVDVLEGGLKECSKGGSFFGGDNVGYVDVVLGGAVPWVYGTEALSGTMLFDAGRVPLLAAWLERFGELDAAKAVMADVPTRLVELAKMKQAEAAAAAAAAAGDC, encoded by the exons ATGGCCGGAggcgaagaagaagaggtgaAGCTGCTGGGCACGTGGGCGAGCCCGTTCGTCCTGCGAGCGCAGCTTGCTCTCAGCTTCAAGGGTGTGAGCTTCGAGAACGTCGACGAGGACCTCGGCAGCAAGAGCGACCTCCTCCTGCGCTCCAACCCCGTGCACAAGGCGGTGCCCGTGCTCATCCACAACGGCAGGCCCGTCTGCGAGTCGCTGGTCATCGTGCAGTACGTCGACGAGGCCTTCGCCGGGCCGCCCCTCCTCCCCGCCGACCCCCACGAACGCGCCGTCGCCCGCTTCTGGGCAGCTTTCATCATGGACGAG CTGGTGGCGCCATGGCAAAAGGTGTTCAGGGCTAAGACCGAGGCGGAGAAGGCCGAGGGGATGGAGCAGACGCTGGCGGCGGTGGATGTCCTGGAGGGGGGCCTCAAGGAGTGCTCCAAGGGCGGGAGCTTCTTCGGCGGCGACAACGTCGGGTACGTCGACGTCGTGCTGGGCGGGGCCGTGCCGTGGGTCTACGGGACGGAGGCGCTCTCCGGTACGATGCTCTTCGATGCCGGCAGGGTCCCGCTTCTGGCAGCGTGGTTGGAGCGCTTTGGTGAGTTGGACGCGGCCAAGGCGGTCATGGCGGACGTCCCGACGAGGCTGGTCGAGCTCGCCAAGATGAAGCAGGCGGAGGCCGCTGCCGCGGCCGCAGCTGCGGCTGGAGATTGCTAA
- the LOC125520159 gene encoding uncharacterized protein LOC125520159 isoform X3, with translation MNKLDAVFSCPFCNHGSSIECRIDMHNLIGEATCQICQESFSITANDCTFVRPPSSPHHRAPPPVCSRIHIEEDDENLGHATILSPSSSLCSFSCPDRRSFSPQGTSTLQSRCASPLVLSYRHLAKRELHGASHIRTEEDDENLGHAAILSPSSSRCSFSCPDCQRASPLGTSTLQLCASPLVLSYRHLAKRELHGGPPDVGDHKSLEMRMSLEGLFRWC, from the exons ATGAACAAGCTCGACGCTGTCTTTTCCTGCCCATTCTGCAATCATGGGAGCAGCATTGAATGCCGGAT TGATATGCACAACCTGATTGGTGAGGCTACTTGTCAAATCTGCCAGGAAAGCTTCAGCATCACTGCAAATG ATTGTACCTTCGTCAGACCGCCGTCCTCACCCCATCATCGTGCACCCCCGCCTGTCTGCTCACGCATTCACATTGAGGAAGATGATGAGAACCTCGGCCACGCCACCATCCTCTCCCCGTCATCATCCCTTTGCAGCTTTTCCTGTCCCGACCGCCGGAGCTTCTCGCCGCAGGGCACAAGCACCTTGCAATCGCGGTGTGCTTCTCCCCTAGTGCTGTCATATAGACATCTTGCAA AAAGAGAGCTTCACGGAGCTTCACACATTCGCACTGAGGAAGATGATGAGAACCTCGGCCACGCCGCCATCCTCTCCCCGTCGTCATCCCGTTGCAGCTTTTCCTGTCCCGACTGCCAGAGAGCCTCGCCGCTGGGTACAAGCACCTTGCAGCTGTGTGCTTCTCCCCTGGTGCTATCATATAGACATCTTGCAA AAAGAGAGCTTCACGGAGGCCCTCCCGATGTGGGAGATCATAAGAGCCTAGAAATGCGAATGAGCCTGGAAGGATTATTTCGTTGGTGTTGA
- the LOC125520159 gene encoding uncharacterized protein LOC125520159 isoform X1, with product MNKLDAVFSCPFCNHGSSIECRIDMHNLIGEATCQICQESFSITANDCTFVRPPSSPHHRAPPPVCSRIHIEEDDENLGHATILSPSSSLCSFSCPDRRSFSPQGTSTLQSRCASPLVLSYRHLAKRELHGASHIRTEEDDENLGHAAILSPSSSRCSFSCPDCQRASPLGTSTLQLCASPLVLSYRHLANFPLFFMQQVQGLNMLKATSRLPVLPFSFSSYCF from the exons ATGAACAAGCTCGACGCTGTCTTTTCCTGCCCATTCTGCAATCATGGGAGCAGCATTGAATGCCGGAT TGATATGCACAACCTGATTGGTGAGGCTACTTGTCAAATCTGCCAGGAAAGCTTCAGCATCACTGCAAATG ATTGTACCTTCGTCAGACCGCCGTCCTCACCCCATCATCGTGCACCCCCGCCTGTCTGCTCACGCATTCACATTGAGGAAGATGATGAGAACCTCGGCCACGCCACCATCCTCTCCCCGTCATCATCCCTTTGCAGCTTTTCCTGTCCCGACCGCCGGAGCTTCTCGCCGCAGGGCACAAGCACCTTGCAATCGCGGTGTGCTTCTCCCCTAGTGCTGTCATATAGACATCTTGCAA AAAGAGAGCTTCACGGAGCTTCACACATTCGCACTGAGGAAGATGATGAGAACCTCGGCCACGCCGCCATCCTCTCCCCGTCGTCATCCCGTTGCAGCTTTTCCTGTCCCGACTGCCAGAGAGCCTCGCCGCTGGGTACAAGCACCTTGCAGCTGTGTGCTTCTCCCCTGGTGCTATCATATAGACATCTTGCAA ATTTTCCCCTCTTCTTTATGCAGCAGGTACAAGGTCTCAACATGTTGAAGGCTACTTCCAGACTTCCAGTTCTTCCATTTTCATTTTCATCTTACTGTTTTTAA
- the LOC125520159 gene encoding transcription elongation factor 1 homolog isoform X5: MNKLDAVFSCPFCNHGSSIECRIDMHNLIGEATCQICQESFSITANDCTFVRPPSSPHHRAPPPVCSRIHIEEDDENLGHATILSPSSSLCSFSCPDRRSFSPQGTSTLQSRCASPLVLSYRHLANFPLFFMQQYKDLR, translated from the exons ATGAACAAGCTCGACGCTGTCTTTTCCTGCCCATTCTGCAATCATGGGAGCAGCATTGAATGCCGGAT TGATATGCACAACCTGATTGGTGAGGCTACTTGTCAAATCTGCCAGGAAAGCTTCAGCATCACTGCAAATG ATTGTACCTTCGTCAGACCGCCGTCCTCACCCCATCATCGTGCACCCCCGCCTGTCTGCTCACGCATTCACATTGAGGAAGATGATGAGAACCTCGGCCACGCCACCATCCTCTCCCCGTCATCATCCCTTTGCAGCTTTTCCTGTCCCGACCGCCGGAGCTTCTCGCCGCAGGGCACAAGCACCTTGCAATCGCGGTGTGCTTCTCCCCTAGTGCTGTCATATAGACATCTTGCAA ATTTTCCCCTCTTCTTTATGCAGCAG TATAAGGACTTGAGGTGA
- the LOC125520159 gene encoding uncharacterized protein LOC125520159 isoform X4 produces the protein MNKLDAVFSCPFCNHGSSIECRIDMHNLIGEATCQICQESFSITANDCTFVRPPSSPHHRAPPPVCSRIHIEEDDENLGHATILSPSSSLCSFSCPDRRSFSPQGTSTLQSRCASPLVLSYRHLAKRELHGASHIRTEEDDENLGHAAILSPSSSRCSFSCPDCQRASPLGTSTLQLCASPLVLSYRHLANFPLFFMQQYKDLR, from the exons ATGAACAAGCTCGACGCTGTCTTTTCCTGCCCATTCTGCAATCATGGGAGCAGCATTGAATGCCGGAT TGATATGCACAACCTGATTGGTGAGGCTACTTGTCAAATCTGCCAGGAAAGCTTCAGCATCACTGCAAATG ATTGTACCTTCGTCAGACCGCCGTCCTCACCCCATCATCGTGCACCCCCGCCTGTCTGCTCACGCATTCACATTGAGGAAGATGATGAGAACCTCGGCCACGCCACCATCCTCTCCCCGTCATCATCCCTTTGCAGCTTTTCCTGTCCCGACCGCCGGAGCTTCTCGCCGCAGGGCACAAGCACCTTGCAATCGCGGTGTGCTTCTCCCCTAGTGCTGTCATATAGACATCTTGCAA AAAGAGAGCTTCACGGAGCTTCACACATTCGCACTGAGGAAGATGATGAGAACCTCGGCCACGCCGCCATCCTCTCCCCGTCGTCATCCCGTTGCAGCTTTTCCTGTCCCGACTGCCAGAGAGCCTCGCCGCTGGGTACAAGCACCTTGCAGCTGTGTGCTTCTCCCCTGGTGCTATCATATAGACATCTTGCAA ATTTTCCCCTCTTCTTTATGCAGCAG TATAAGGACTTGAGGTGA
- the LOC125520159 gene encoding uncharacterized protein LOC125520159 isoform X2, whose product MNKLDAVFSCPFCNHGSSIECRIDMHNLIGEATCQICQESFSITANDCTFVRPPSSPHHRAPPPVCSRIHIEEDDENLGHATILSPSSSLCSFSCPDRRSFSPQGTSTLQSRCASPLVLSYRHLAKRELHGASHIRTEEDDENLGHAAILSPSSSRCSFSCPDCQRASPLGTSTLQLCASPLVLSYRHLATGTRSQHVEGYFQTSSSSIFIFILLFLMHFSTV is encoded by the exons ATGAACAAGCTCGACGCTGTCTTTTCCTGCCCATTCTGCAATCATGGGAGCAGCATTGAATGCCGGAT TGATATGCACAACCTGATTGGTGAGGCTACTTGTCAAATCTGCCAGGAAAGCTTCAGCATCACTGCAAATG ATTGTACCTTCGTCAGACCGCCGTCCTCACCCCATCATCGTGCACCCCCGCCTGTCTGCTCACGCATTCACATTGAGGAAGATGATGAGAACCTCGGCCACGCCACCATCCTCTCCCCGTCATCATCCCTTTGCAGCTTTTCCTGTCCCGACCGCCGGAGCTTCTCGCCGCAGGGCACAAGCACCTTGCAATCGCGGTGTGCTTCTCCCCTAGTGCTGTCATATAGACATCTTGCAA AAAGAGAGCTTCACGGAGCTTCACACATTCGCACTGAGGAAGATGATGAGAACCTCGGCCACGCCGCCATCCTCTCCCCGTCGTCATCCCGTTGCAGCTTTTCCTGTCCCGACTGCCAGAGAGCCTCGCCGCTGGGTACAAGCACCTTGCAGCTGTGTGCTTCTCCCCTGGTGCTATCATATAGACATCTTGCAA CAGGTACAAGGTCTCAACATGTTGAAGGCTACTTCCAGACTTCCAGTTCTTCCATTTTCATTTTCATCTTACTGTTTTTAATGCATTTTTCTACAGTATAA